Genomic DNA from Brassica rapa cultivar Chiifu-401-42 chromosome A04, CAAS_Brap_v3.01, whole genome shotgun sequence:
TTTCTCGTGTGTTCTTATTTATTATGTAGAATACTGTTTCAAACATGTATATATGATCTTAAAGAAAGGAATATATAAGTGGtgactaaaaaaaaacaaggactGATCATGTTGTCATGTCGATAGGAAATAGCTAGCTTAATGACGATAAAAATGGTGATACATAGATCAAATAAAGAGTATCCGTTTGTCATGTGACATTAGCCAAATACTTTTCGTTTGAAACTTGACCCCTTTTCTTGTAATTCTGCTATCACAGTACGGTCTGTTTGTCAATGTTCTGTGAAATAAAAACGATTATGATGAAAACTATTCTGATTCAGAGTCATGATATGTAGTATAGTCATCTATAGTTAtggtttttctttttacaatcCATTTGTGAATGGACACAATCAATTCATATTTGTTTTcgtttttgcaaaaaaaaaaagagaaaaagtgaACATATTTAATGTAATCATTTTACACTCGAACGTGAAAGATATACAATAATACAATACATAATGTTTGTTTCCTTTAAATCTATGTACGCAACAcacaatttgaattttttttatatggacTTTACGACCTTTTTCTTATACATATGACTtacacttttttttgtcaaacccATATGACTTACACTATCACCGAAAGTTCATTATGAAACGGGGAAACAATAGTGGAACATAATTGTCAAACTTAATTGTACATACATATGCTTTCATCCAAATTAAGTTAAtatacttttcttttatttatacatagtggactttttttaaaaaaaatataaattttattttaatttaaccTTTCGCAGAGTATCACTTAacatttttgattttcttttgcagTTCATTGGATTTCTTGAGCATTATTATACTTCATGGCCTTGAAGCATTGGACCACATCTGAACAATTGTTTTTGTATCTGTGttatttttgagattttttttaatgtagtatttcatATTTCCTTCAAATGGAGTATACTCATGGCCTTGAAGCATTGGACCACATctgaacaatttttttgtatCTGTGTTATTTTGAGCTttttttaatgtagtatttcatATCCTTCAAATGGAGTATCTCCAAAATAGAGTTAAGTGTAATTTACTTCAACAATACTccattttgtaaataatagaataatgactactagattttttttagaaattctattttttattcttgaGTAGGttttgttaccaaaaaaaaaaaatcttaagtaGGTTTTATAAACAACTTTATAAATTTAGAGTGAAAAATGGAATAAGTCCTTAGATACTCTTACTTTAGTAAATGTTAACGTTTCTTCCTGTGGAAAGTTCAACATTTTATCTAGTAAAATAataatcctaaatcctaatgaATTTTTGTAGGTAATCTTGTTTCTCTCCCAAACAGAAACATATGAGACTAGTCTACAAGTAAAATATTGGGTATGAAAATAGTAAAAACGAAGATGAAAGAGTAAAAATTGGTCAAAATTTggtaaatataagaaactttaGGATATATAATTGGGCTTAAGCCCAATTAAAAACAGAGAGGTACATGGGCTAGAGGGTAGATCtggtattttattatataagagtCTAGGGTTCTTGAAATGAGTTCCTTTTAGTCTTTACATCGACGGTGTTCTTGCGGCTTAGCTTTAAACAGCAGATTCTACCATGGTACGTTTCATGTTTTAATGTCTCTGTAGCTTGAAATGTTGGTACTTGTTTCATTTTAGCTCAGTTAATCGCTTGTTGCTTTGATTAGGATCTAGTAAAACTTGTAGGTTACAGAGAACTTTGATATACTAAAACGTTGTTTTGATGATTATGGTTGTTAAATATGTGTAGCCTAAGCAAATTCACGAGATTAAGGACTTCCTTCTGACAGCAAGGAGGAAAGATGCTCGATCCGTGAAGATCAAGAGAAGCAAAGACATTGTTAAGTTCAAGGTCAGATGCTCGAAGTACCTCTACACTCTCTGCGTCTTTGACCAAGAGAAAGCCGACAAGCTTAAGCAGTCTCTTCCTCCAGGTTCGTTTATAATCCTTAAAACTCAGCttttccatctaaaaaacttaaaacttagTTTGGCATATTAGTACTAAACCTAGCTTTAAGCTCTTATATTGTTCTAGACCACTCGAACTGTGTCACACGTTGAATCATTTTGTTACACCTAAGTTTTAAGTTTAAGTTTATAACATTTTGGCATATTAGTACTAAACCTAGCTATAGCTTATAACATCTGTCTGGTCTCATACATATTAGTAATCTAGTAAATTGAATTACGATGCGTGAGTGGTCAAACAGCTTTTGCTTGTTattatacattttaatttttatatagacACGTTACATGTTTTGTTGATTCTTAGTTCTCAACTCTGTTGCACGTTTTCAGGTTTGAGCGTGCAAGACctttgaagatgaagaagccTTTGGTGATTGATGAATCTTTGTGCCAttctatatttttcttcttctaagttTTGTGTCGTTCAGTTATGCCTAGACTTTTTGTGGATTGGTTCAGTTTTTAATATCAGATTATGTTCTCGCTCtggattcaaaatttaattACTCTTGTTAAATCATCTCATCAAAATCATCATAAACATATAGAAagaatatatttgaaatattattattccTTGAAAGTGTTAAAGTGCTGTAGAACAATATATCAACCAGGCCCAAAACCATTTCAgaatttatgtttaaatttttggaCAAGCCAGTTAAGTTTAATCAGAAATTCAGAACAATCAAGTTTGGAACTACATTGTACTGATTCCAATAAACCAAGCAATTTAAAAGCTTGGCTGAAGGTATGATTTGACATTGAACCTTTATGAGTTGTCAAACAAAATGTATTAAATGTAAAGCCACTTGGTCaattatatattagaaaaatGGGTATGAACGATTCAAATCATGTCCTACGTAAGTGGCTCATTTTCAACAAGATAGACACAAATCTTACTTGATTTTTGTTTCCTTCCAAAAATGATTACTTTGTGTTCTTAATAACATGgtctaaataacaaataaaacattaatcatttt
This window encodes:
- the LOC103866072 gene encoding 60S ribosomal protein L38; its protein translation is MPKQIHEIKDFLLTARRKDARSVKIKRSKDIVKFKVRCSKYLYTLCVFDQEKADKLKQSLPPGLSVQDL